A genomic segment from Epinephelus fuscoguttatus linkage group LG17, E.fuscoguttatus.final_Chr_v1 encodes:
- the LOC125904452 gene encoding C3a anaphylatoxin chemotactic receptor-like yields the protein MFSNTTLPPPKSIKNDQATTVDVDAIMDMVSIVLYTLTVVFGITGNSVVIWVAGFKLKPKVTNVWLVNLAIADLIFCFTRIFSLTKKLFFDHWPFGVFLCKFNGFFKYANMFCSVFLLAVISLDRALCIWQPVFTKRRRTLWAARVIAVCIWIAAIILSTPYFVYRQVYLKNNLSKCSFDVKEKDINNSAKLALYSIRFLCGFMLPFMVILICYILAGIGIRRTRLSGKSRPLRILASLVVAFFLCWAPYHCLLLVKMVDSKNAVVKIWHPVAKGVAYFNSCVNPLLYFCMGLDVRGRFRQSLAGVYRRALADDVDGQTTQSNERSLDDSSASKHSTVVVAARSQTSVDVAKV from the exons ATGTTTTCCAACACGACTCTGCCTCCTCCCAAGTCTATCAAGAATGACCAGGCGACAACTGTGGACGTTGACGCCATCATGGACATGGTCTCTATTGTCCTCTACACACTGACTGTCGTGTTTGGCATCACAGGGAACTCTGTGGTGATCTGGGTGGCTGGATTCAAGCTCAAG CCAAAGGTCACTAACGTGTGGCTGGTGAATCTGGCGATAGCCGACCTGATCTTCTGCTTCACACGAATCTTCTCCCTCACTAAGAAGCTCTTTTTCGACCACTGGCCCTTTGGCGTCTTCCTCTGCAAGTTCAACGGCTTCTTCAAATACGCCAACATGTTCTGCTCTGTCTTCCTGCTGGCTGTGATCAGTCTGGACCGAGCGCTCTGCATCTGGCAGCCCGTCTTCACTAAGCGACGGCGCACCCTGTGGGCCGCGAGGGTGATCGCCGTCTGCATTTGGATTGCTGCGATCATCTTAAGCACTCCATACTTTGTCTACCGCCAAGTGTACCTGAAGAACAACCTGAGCAAGTGCTCATTCGATGTGAAGGAGAAGGATATTAACAACAGTGCCAAACTGGCTCTCTACTCCATCCGCTTCCTGTGTGGCTTCATGTTGCCCTTCATGGTCATCCTCATTTGTTACATCCTGGCAGGAATTGGCATCCGACGCACCCGTCTGTCGGGGAAGTCCCGCCCCCTGCGTATATTAGCATCATTAGTAGTTGCGTTCTTTCTGTGCTGGGCGCCGTACCACTGCCTCCTGCTGGTGAAGATGGTGGACAGTAAGAACGCCGTGGTGAAGATCTGGCACCCTGTGGCGAAAGGTGTTGCATACTTTAACAGCTGTGTGAACCCGCTGTTGTACTTCTGCATGGGGCTGGACGTGAGGGGGCGGTTCAGGCAGAGTCTGGCAGGGGTGTACAGGAGAGCTCTGGCGGACGAcgtggatggacagacaacccagTCCAATGAACGCTCTCTGGATGACAGCAGCGCATCCAAACACAGTACTGTGGTGGTGGCAGCAAGGAGTCAGACATCAGTGGATGTAGCTAAAGTCTGA